Proteins found in one Vagococcus carniphilus genomic segment:
- a CDS encoding DUF871 domain-containing protein, translating to MGKLGISIYPERSTFEKDKAYLDLAHKYGFKRVFTSLLQVNDDKEKVLSDFKAVVDYANKLGFEVMVDINPELFDQLNISYDDLSFFNDLGADGIRLDIGFTGAEEAKMTRNPYGIKIEINMSSGTRYVDNIMSYSPNVNNLLGSHNFYPHRYSALGYNHFVECSKQFRQYNINTMAFVNSHDATFGPWPTQDGLCTLEEHRDLEIATQVKHFVLTGLIDDITIGNAYASEEELKTMSESFFAENPKIKVDCLDSITEDERVVLFDNLHRYRGDRSEYMMRSTMTRIKYKDLPFPKTNTPDMVRGDVLVDNVGYGQYKGEMQIALKEMKNDGRVNVVGKISEDELFLLDFLKPWSNFELIENN from the coding sequence ATGGGAAAATTAGGTATTTCGATTTATCCAGAACGTTCAACATTTGAAAAAGATAAGGCTTATTTAGATTTGGCTCATAAGTATGGGTTTAAGCGTGTTTTTACAAGTTTACTTCAAGTAAATGATGACAAAGAGAAAGTTCTTTCAGATTTTAAAGCGGTTGTTGATTATGCTAATAAACTAGGTTTTGAAGTGATGGTAGATATTAATCCAGAATTATTTGATCAATTGAATATTTCTTACGATGATTTATCTTTCTTTAATGATCTTGGGGCTGATGGCATTCGTTTAGATATTGGTTTTACAGGAGCAGAAGAGGCGAAAATGACTCGTAACCCTTATGGTATTAAAATTGAAATTAATATGAGTTCAGGGACTCGTTATGTAGACAACATTATGAGCTATTCACCTAATGTTAATAATTTACTAGGCTCCCATAATTTTTATCCTCATAGATATTCTGCATTAGGTTATAATCATTTTGTAGAATGTTCAAAACAATTTAGACAATATAATATTAATACAATGGCCTTTGTTAATTCGCATGATGCTACATTTGGACCTTGGCCAACACAAGATGGACTATGTACATTAGAAGAACATAGAGATTTAGAAATTGCTACACAAGTGAAACACTTTGTTTTAACAGGTCTAATTGATGATATTACAATTGGGAATGCTTACGCTTCTGAAGAAGAATTAAAAACAATGTCAGAAAGTTTCTTTGCTGAAAATCCTAAAATAAAAGTAGATTGTCTAGACAGTATAACTGAAGATGAACGTGTTGTTCTTTTTGATAATTTACATCGTTACCGCGGTGATCGCTCTGAGTATATGATGAGATCAACCATGACTCGTATTAAATATAAAGACCTACCATTTCCAAAAACTAACACACCAGATATGGTAAGAGGTGATGTCTTAGTGGATAATGTAGGGTACGGTCAATACAAAGGTGAAATGCAAATTGCTTTAAAGGAAATGAAAAATGACGGACGAGTGAACGTCGTTGGAAAAATTTCCGAAGATGAATTATTCTTATTAGATTTTCTTAAACCATGGTCTAATTTTGAATTAATTGAAAATAACTAA
- a CDS encoding peptidylprolyl isomerase has product MKKSKLLLASTGLLLSLFLLGACGSSSDSKTKDSNETKQSTTAKKDKVDLNKLELPQLNKEVADNEALVEMVTTEGNIKIKLFPEQAPKTVENFIKHSKDGYYDGIKFHRVIDDFMIQSGDPKGDGTGGESIWGKPFEDEISNQLYNIRGALSMANAGPGTNGSQFFIVQNTQDISDGLLLEDNPEKIIEAYKNGGASTLDGKHTVFGQVIDGMDIVDKIAKTEVEASPNGEMSVPKKEIKIEKIEVLQEAKK; this is encoded by the coding sequence ATGAAAAAAAGTAAATTACTACTTGCTTCAACAGGTCTTCTCTTATCACTATTTTTATTAGGGGCTTGTGGTTCATCAAGTGATTCAAAAACAAAAGATTCAAACGAAACAAAACAATCAACAACAGCAAAAAAAGATAAAGTAGATTTAAACAAATTAGAATTACCTCAATTGAATAAAGAAGTAGCTGATAATGAAGCTCTTGTTGAGATGGTGACAACAGAAGGTAATATTAAAATTAAATTATTTCCAGAACAAGCACCTAAAACAGTTGAAAACTTTATCAAACACTCTAAAGATGGTTATTATGATGGCATTAAATTCCACCGTGTTATTGATGATTTTATGATTCAATCAGGTGACCCTAAAGGTGACGGAACTGGTGGCGAAAGTATCTGGGGTAAACCATTTGAAGACGAGATTTCAAATCAACTTTACAACATCCGCGGTGCTTTATCTATGGCAAATGCTGGTCCTGGAACTAATGGTAGCCAATTTTTCATCGTTCAAAACACTCAAGATATTTCTGATGGGTTATTACTAGAAGATAATCCAGAAAAAATCATTGAAGCTTACAAAAATGGCGGGGCTTCAACTTTAGATGGTAAACATACTGTCTTTGGACAAGTTATTGATGGTATGGATATTGTAGACAAAATCGCTAAAACAGAAGTTGAAGCAAGTCCTAACGGCGAAATGTCTGTTCCTAAAAAAGAAATAAAAATTGAAAAAATTGAAGTACTTCAAGAAGCTAAAAAATAA
- a CDS encoding branched-chain amino acid aminotransferase, with the protein MVDINWDELGFSYMKTPFRYRSHWKDGKWDEGELTEDNQLHISESSPAIHYGQQCFEGLKAYRCKDGSINLFRVDQNAKRFNQSGGRLLMPHVPEEKFIEAVKQVVLANHEYVPPYGTGGTLYIRPLLIGTGDSMGIGPAPEYIFTVFCMPVGFIFKGDLEPSNFIVSDYDRAAPVGTGAVKVGGNYASSLLPGEKAKEQSFSDCIYLDPQTHTKIEEVGSANFFAITKNNEFVTPISPSILPSITKYSLLYLAQDRLGMKAYEGDVFIDELDQFSEAGACGTAAVISPIGGIKYGDDFHVFYSESEVGPVTKRLYDELTGIQFGDVEAPKDWIINLKVDK; encoded by the coding sequence ATGGTAGATATTAATTGGGATGAATTAGGATTTTCATATATGAAAACGCCGTTTAGATACCGTTCTCATTGGAAAGATGGTAAATGGGACGAAGGTGAACTAACAGAGGATAATCAACTTCATATTAGCGAAAGCTCTCCAGCAATTCACTACGGACAACAATGCTTTGAAGGATTAAAAGCTTATCGTTGTAAAGATGGTTCCATCAATCTTTTTAGAGTTGATCAAAACGCCAAACGATTCAATCAAAGCGGTGGTCGTTTATTAATGCCTCACGTACCTGAGGAAAAATTTATTGAGGCTGTTAAACAAGTTGTTTTAGCTAACCATGAGTATGTTCCTCCGTATGGAACAGGTGGTACGCTTTATATTAGACCTTTATTAATTGGTACAGGCGATTCAATGGGAATTGGGCCTGCACCTGAATATATTTTCACAGTCTTTTGTATGCCAGTTGGTTTTATCTTTAAAGGAGATTTAGAACCAAGTAACTTTATTGTTTCTGATTACGATAGAGCAGCCCCAGTAGGAACAGGAGCTGTTAAGGTTGGTGGGAATTATGCGTCAAGCTTACTTCCAGGAGAAAAAGCAAAAGAACAATCATTTTCAGATTGTATTTATCTTGATCCTCAAACACATACAAAAATAGAAGAAGTTGGCTCAGCAAACTTTTTTGCTATTACTAAAAATAATGAGTTTGTCACACCAATTTCGCCATCTATTTTACCAAGTATTACAAAATATTCATTGCTCTACTTAGCTCAAGATCGATTGGGTATGAAAGCTTATGAGGGTGATGTTTTTATTGATGAACTAGATCAATTCAGTGAAGCAGGCGCTTGTGGAACAGCTGCGGTTATTTCGCCAATTGGTGGGATAAAATACGGAGATGATTTCCATGTCTTCTACTCAGAAAGCGAAGTAGGACCAGTTACTAAACGCTTGTATGATGAATTAACAGGTATTCAATTTGGTGACGTCGAAGCACCGAAAGATTGGATTATTAATTTAAAAGTAGATAAATAA
- a CDS encoding tripartite tricarboxylate transporter permease → MDSHLLVQMVIASFAAVILYSFIGLIPGTDETSVLMPISLALILGGITPLVVLTFFIAACVTLNLMNTMPTLIAGLPGGVLSAPMIEPALIIKKHGRTSIAIKKVAIASIIGVVTSLVISIGIANLIAPYAETIGSYASWLFIGGAIFLSLIGNAKAISLISIVPLALLFQGIRFLYWEVGAVSPDKNITTSFFLGITVAPLILSLLSLLNKKELDKVTLIDTNKQPTLLLEKAPKNYKKRIQLKKNEGFAAFISTALANFLFVLSPVGLILLFGEIVGKKEPDELKRAELTVTTMNALAQGTYLSGLLISIVALGIPLAPSAIGPGAAFFESPPVFKIGHSITQAYSQSQLIMAFIVGSCIALILVYFLATRFSEKLTLFVLKRIPHESLLALFIGLVLLLAYIDAGFINLFGVLLISLVCGTLNRLGVSYGVQFMSLYAAPFIIQMIS, encoded by the coding sequence ATGGATAGTCACTTATTAGTTCAAATGGTTATTGCTAGTTTTGCAGCTGTTATTTTATATTCATTTATTGGCTTAATTCCTGGAACAGATGAAACCAGTGTTTTAATGCCTATATCTTTAGCACTTATTTTAGGTGGCATCACACCTCTTGTTGTATTAACATTCTTTATTGCCGCATGTGTTACCCTAAACTTAATGAATACCATGCCAACCCTCATTGCTGGTTTACCAGGCGGTGTTTTGTCTGCACCAATGATCGAGCCCGCATTAATTATTAAAAAGCATGGTCGGACAAGCATTGCCATAAAAAAAGTTGCTATTGCAAGCATTATTGGTGTTGTCACTTCCTTAGTGATTAGTATAGGTATTGCTAATTTAATTGCACCATATGCTGAAACGATTGGTTCATATGCTAGTTGGCTATTTATTGGAGGAGCTATCTTTTTATCTTTAATCGGAAATGCAAAAGCTATTTCACTAATTAGTATTGTTCCTTTAGCTCTTTTATTTCAAGGTATTCGTTTTCTTTATTGGGAAGTTGGTGCTGTCTCGCCTGACAAAAATATTACAACCTCTTTCTTTCTTGGAATTACAGTAGCACCACTTATCCTATCTTTACTTTCGTTACTCAATAAAAAAGAATTAGATAAGGTCACTTTGATAGATACAAATAAACAACCTACTTTATTATTAGAAAAAGCACCGAAAAATTATAAAAAAAGAATTCAATTGAAAAAAAATGAAGGTTTTGCTGCTTTTATTTCAACTGCCCTTGCAAATTTTTTATTTGTTCTAAGTCCTGTCGGTTTAATTCTCTTATTTGGTGAAATTGTTGGTAAAAAAGAACCAGATGAATTAAAACGAGCAGAGTTAACAGTTACTACCATGAATGCTTTGGCTCAAGGAACTTATCTTTCTGGTTTACTTATCTCAATTGTTGCGTTGGGCATTCCTTTAGCACCTTCAGCAATTGGGCCTGGAGCTGCCTTTTTTGAGTCTCCGCCAGTTTTTAAAATCGGACATTCCATTACTCAAGCTTATTCTCAATCACAATTAATCATGGCATTTATTGTGGGTAGCTGCATTGCTCTTATTTTAGTCTATTTTTTAGCAACCAGATTCTCAGAAAAATTAACCTTATTTGTATTAAAGAGAATTCCGCATGAGAGCTTGCTCGCATTATTTATTGGTTTAGTACTACTTCTTGCATACATAGACGCTGGTTTTATTAATTTATTTGGGGTTTTATTAATCAGCCTTGTTTGTGGTACACTAAATCGGTTGGGCGTTAGCTATGGTGTACAATTCATGTCCCTTTATGCTGCGCCATTTATTATTCAAATGATTAGTTAA
- the mvk gene encoding mevalonate kinase, which produces MNEKNIGLGEANGKIILLGEHSVVYQKPSIAIPFPAAKIKATIKPSKEKTMIDCDFYHGLLEDMPELLESLKETIRVSLQHLNKEDIPLHIIIDSQIPAERGMGSSAAVSVATTRGLFDYFNVPLSQENLLEIVDISEKIAHGNPSGLDALMTSSSSPYYYIKGKPFEALNLNLDAYLIVGDTGKTGQTKEAVSSIASKLSSTDKEQIENLINELGILAENGRIFLESNQPLKLGVTMSKVHQILDNLGVSSKELNTLVDVALKHQALGAKLTGGGRGGCMIALASDKKTAETIATALEKAGARKTWLYEMRTN; this is translated from the coding sequence ATGAATGAAAAAAATATTGGTCTTGGGGAAGCTAATGGAAAGATCATTCTTTTAGGTGAACATTCTGTTGTTTACCAAAAGCCATCTATTGCCATCCCATTTCCTGCTGCAAAAATAAAAGCAACAATTAAACCAAGTAAAGAAAAAACAATGATTGACTGTGATTTTTATCATGGCTTACTAGAAGACATGCCTGAACTTTTAGAAAGTTTAAAAGAAACAATTCGCGTATCCCTACAACATTTAAATAAGGAAGATATTCCTTTACATATCATAATAGATAGCCAAATTCCTGCTGAAAGAGGTATGGGATCCAGTGCTGCTGTTTCTGTAGCAACAACAAGAGGATTATTTGACTATTTTAATGTCCCGTTATCACAAGAAAATCTACTTGAAATTGTGGATATTTCTGAAAAAATCGCCCATGGTAATCCTAGTGGCCTTGATGCTTTAATGACTAGCAGCTCTTCTCCTTATTACTATATAAAAGGAAAACCTTTTGAGGCTCTTAATCTCAATCTTGATGCTTACTTAATTGTTGGTGATACAGGTAAAACAGGACAAACAAAAGAAGCTGTCTCAAGTATTGCTTCAAAGCTTTCTTCTACAGATAAAGAACAAATTGAAAATTTGATCAATGAATTAGGAATTCTAGCAGAAAATGGCCGTATATTCCTAGAATCTAATCAACCTTTAAAATTAGGTGTCACCATGTCAAAAGTTCATCAAATTCTAGATAATTTAGGTGTTTCTAGTAAGGAACTCAATACACTTGTTGATGTAGCCTTAAAACACCAAGCTCTTGGCGCAAAATTAACTGGTGGTGGTCGTGGTGGATGTATGATAGCATTAGCTAGTGACAAAAAAACTGCTGAAACAATTGCCACTGCTTTAGAAAAGGCGGGCGCAAGAAAAACTTGGTTATATGAAATGAGGACAAACTAA
- the mvaD gene encoding diphosphomevalonate decarboxylase, with product MKSIGRCRAHTNIALIKYWGKRNEELFLPMNSSLSLTLDAFYTDTEVTLDSTLDSDVFFLDNVKQGDKETAKITNFLNLFRNRANIETKACIKSYNHVPTAAGLASSASAFSALAGATNQATGLNLDLKTLSTLARQGSGSATRSIYGGFVEWFMGESDLSESSFAIPVDDATWDIGMIVIAVNTGRKKLSSRVGMKQTIDTSPFYSSWVETATKDIEKIKKAISEKDFITLGEITESNGMKMHATMLGAFPPISYWEPDSVKAIQKVKEIRDMGLPCYVTMDAGPNVKVLCKRSDMIEIENKLLEDFTRDQIIPSSVGEGIKLLSQDEWNY from the coding sequence ATGAAATCAATCGGTCGTTGCCGCGCCCATACTAATATTGCTTTAATCAAATACTGGGGAAAAAGAAATGAAGAACTCTTTCTACCTATGAATAGCAGCTTGTCTTTAACTTTAGATGCTTTTTATACAGATACTGAAGTAACACTAGATTCTACTCTAGACTCTGATGTTTTTTTCTTAGATAACGTTAAACAAGGCGATAAAGAAACAGCAAAGATTACAAATTTCTTAAATTTATTTAGAAATAGGGCTAATATCGAGACAAAAGCTTGTATAAAGAGTTATAATCATGTGCCGACTGCTGCAGGACTTGCTTCTTCTGCCTCTGCTTTTTCAGCATTAGCAGGAGCAACTAACCAAGCGACTGGCTTAAATTTAGATTTAAAAACCTTATCTACCTTAGCTAGACAAGGTAGTGGCAGTGCTACAAGAAGTATTTATGGTGGTTTTGTTGAATGGTTCATGGGAGAAAGTGATTTATCCGAATCAAGTTTTGCTATTCCAGTAGATGATGCTACTTGGGATATTGGAATGATTGTTATCGCAGTTAATACCGGTCGAAAAAAATTATCTAGCCGTGTCGGTATGAAACAAACCATTGATACCTCACCTTTTTACTCTTCTTGGGTTGAAACAGCTACAAAAGATATAGAAAAAATAAAAAAAGCAATTAGTGAAAAAGATTTTATCACTTTAGGCGAAATCACTGAATCAAATGGGATGAAAATGCATGCCACCATGTTAGGTGCTTTTCCTCCTATTTCATACTGGGAACCTGATAGTGTTAAAGCAATACAAAAAGTTAAAGAAATTCGTGACATGGGTCTGCCATGCTATGTTACAATGGACGCTGGACCAAATGTTAAAGTATTATGTAAAAGGTCAGATATGATTGAAATTGAAAATAAATTACTTGAAGATTTCACTAGAGACCAAATAATTCCTTCCAGTGTTGGTGAAGGAATCAAATTATTATCACAAGATGAATGGAACTATTAA
- a CDS encoding phosphomevalonate kinase, whose amino-acid sequence MIKASAPGKLYIAGEYAVLEPGHPALIVALDQFITVTLKEADKQGSICSSYSNGISIPWTRKNGKFFIDERENPFSYITKSVTLVEQYLQELGFNLKYFDLTIESELDNKDGRKYGLGSSGAVTIATIKAILTLYKIDYTSELLYKLAAITHLSLNSNGSFGDLAASSYGGWIAYSCFEKEWVLEELDNKKNKINDLISKDWPKLRIQPLKAPQDLRLLIGWTGSPASTTLLVDQINDEQNEMNGFYKQFLEDSYNCVMWIIDAFNEKDINKIQQGIRINRHLLKSLASKSGVDIETDALTDLCTIAEEYSGAAKSSGAGGGDCGIVLFNQQAEILPMITAWRNKGIVDLPLQVYKEKETDYKPIIWED is encoded by the coding sequence TTGATAAAAGCAAGTGCACCAGGAAAACTATATATTGCGGGTGAATATGCTGTATTAGAGCCTGGCCATCCTGCTTTAATCGTTGCACTAGACCAGTTTATTACCGTCACCTTAAAAGAAGCTGACAAACAAGGTAGTATTTGTTCAAGTTACTCAAATGGAATTTCGATTCCTTGGACAAGAAAAAACGGGAAATTTTTTATTGATGAAAGAGAAAATCCTTTTTCTTACATCACAAAATCAGTTACCCTTGTTGAACAATATTTACAAGAATTAGGGTTTAATTTAAAATATTTTGATTTAACAATTGAAAGTGAACTTGATAATAAAGACGGTAGAAAATACGGTTTAGGTTCAAGTGGCGCTGTTACTATTGCAACCATTAAAGCTATTTTAACTTTATATAAAATTGATTATACTTCGGAACTTTTATACAAATTAGCAGCTATTACTCACCTATCATTAAATAGTAATGGCTCTTTTGGAGATCTAGCTGCCAGCTCTTATGGTGGTTGGATTGCTTATTCTTGTTTTGAAAAAGAATGGGTGCTTGAAGAACTAGATAATAAAAAAAATAAAATAAATGACCTAATTTCAAAAGACTGGCCTAAATTAAGAATTCAACCTTTAAAAGCTCCTCAAGATTTAAGACTTTTAATTGGTTGGACTGGCTCTCCTGCATCAACAACTCTTTTAGTAGATCAAATAAATGATGAACAAAATGAAATGAATGGTTTTTACAAACAATTTTTAGAAGATAGCTATAATTGTGTAATGTGGATTATCGATGCTTTTAATGAAAAAGATATTAATAAAATTCAACAAGGTATCCGCATTAATCGTCATCTTTTAAAATCTCTTGCTAGTAAGAGTGGTGTCGATATTGAGACTGACGCTCTAACAGATCTTTGTACAATCGCTGAAGAATACAGTGGTGCAGCTAAGTCATCTGGAGCTGGTGGTGGTGATTGTGGGATTGTCCTATTCAATCAACAAGCAGAAATTTTACCTATGATTACTGCTTGGCGAAACAAAGGAATTGTTGATTTACCACTACAAGTCTATAAAGAAAAAGAAACAGATTATAAACCGATTATTTGGGAGGATTAA
- the fni gene encoding type 2 isopentenyl-diphosphate Delta-isomerase, which translates to MTNNWNRKDQHIHFAEMQYQSNSSNGLDGIRFIHQSFAEIKTEDVKLNTRLDSLKLDYPFFINAMTGGSDKARIINENLAIVARETNLAMAVGSVSTALQSPELNDSFKIVRKMNPNGLIFSNLGAHHSLENAKRAVDLLEANALQIHVNTPQELVMPEGDRDFTNWLKNIEIIVNELDVPVFVKEVGFGMSKETIRRLLDLGVNVIDVAGRGGTNFIHIENERREEKEFDYLLNWGQTTAESLLEAHFYRKQADFVASGGIKNPLHMLAAFGLGAKAVGISGEFLHMILTEGNEASIKKIERWKNELRALMTMIGSSSISDIENKPIILSSELTNWCHQRHIDFKHR; encoded by the coding sequence ATGACAAACAACTGGAATCGTAAAGATCAGCATATCCATTTTGCTGAGATGCAATATCAGTCAAATTCATCCAACGGTCTAGATGGTATTCGTTTTATTCATCAATCATTTGCTGAAATAAAAACAGAAGATGTTAAATTAAACACACGATTGGATAGTCTAAAATTAGACTATCCTTTCTTCATCAATGCCATGACTGGTGGGAGTGATAAAGCTCGTATCATTAATGAAAATTTAGCCATTGTAGCAAGAGAAACTAATCTAGCTATGGCTGTTGGGTCTGTAAGTACCGCACTTCAATCCCCTGAACTAAATGATAGTTTTAAAATAGTTAGAAAAATGAATCCCAATGGTTTAATTTTTTCAAACCTTGGCGCCCATCATTCTCTTGAGAATGCTAAAAGGGCTGTTGATTTACTAGAGGCCAATGCTCTTCAAATTCATGTGAATACCCCTCAAGAATTAGTCATGCCTGAAGGAGACCGGGATTTTACTAACTGGTTAAAAAATATTGAAATAATTGTGAATGAATTAGACGTACCTGTTTTCGTTAAAGAAGTTGGTTTTGGTATGTCAAAAGAAACCATTCGCCGGTTACTTGATTTAGGTGTTAATGTAATTGATGTTGCTGGTCGTGGCGGTACAAACTTTATTCATATTGAAAATGAACGCAGAGAAGAAAAAGAATTCGATTACCTTCTTAATTGGGGACAAACAACGGCAGAATCTTTACTTGAAGCTCATTTTTACCGAAAACAAGCTGATTTTGTGGCTTCTGGAGGAATTAAAAACCCACTACACATGTTAGCTGCCTTTGGACTAGGAGCTAAAGCAGTCGGTATTTCTGGGGAATTTCTTCATATGATTTTGACAGAAGGTAATGAAGCCTCTATCAAAAAAATAGAACGTTGGAAAAATGAACTTAGAGCATTAATGACTATGATTGGCTCTTCTTCTATCTCAGATATTGAAAATAAGCCTATTATTTTATCTTCAGAACTAACTAATTGGTGTCATCAAAGGCACATTGACTTTAAACATCGTTAA
- a CDS encoding helix-turn-helix domain-containing protein produces MPIRVNLDVMLAKRKMSVTELSEHVGITMANLSILKNEKAKAIKFSTLEKICEALDCQPGDILEYQKE; encoded by the coding sequence ATGCCAATTAGGGTCAATCTAGACGTTATGTTAGCTAAAAGAAAAATGTCTGTAACTGAATTATCAGAACATGTAGGAATAACTATGGCTAATTTATCCATTTTGAAAAATGAAAAAGCTAAAGCTATTAAGTTTTCGACATTAGAAAAAATTTGTGAAGCATTAGATTGTCAACCAGGAGATATTTTAGAATATCAAAAAGAGTGA
- a CDS encoding DUF2975 domain-containing protein, with amino-acid sequence MSVTKLNNLFKVILIILGFSGITLLIVVAPLIVDNLPDNVSSRLIQLLLWLTAIPVFAILINLWQISSDFFKNNVFKEKNHLRLIRVAYSGMIESLLYGIAIIFGFFKFQDNYPYFFICLFFFFLGIMLAVISTLLAYVFKLGNQLKDENDLTI; translated from the coding sequence ATGTCAGTAACAAAATTAAATAATTTATTTAAAGTTATTTTAATTATTTTAGGTTTTTCAGGTATAACGTTATTAATAGTAGTTGCACCTTTGATAGTAGATAATTTGCCAGATAATGTCTCTTCAAGATTAATTCAACTATTACTTTGGTTAACAGCAATTCCAGTTTTTGCGATACTAATTAATTTATGGCAAATTAGTTCAGACTTCTTTAAAAATAATGTTTTTAAAGAAAAAAATCATCTTAGACTAATTAGAGTAGCTTATTCAGGTATGATTGAGTCTCTATTGTATGGTATTGCAATTATCTTTGGATTTTTTAAATTTCAAGATAACTATCCTTATTTTTTCATTTGTCTTTTTTTCTTCTTTTTAGGAATCATGCTAGCTGTAATTTCAACTCTACTAGCATATGTCTTTAAATTAGGTAATCAATTAAAAGATGAAAATGATTTAACCATTTAA
- a CDS encoding DUF3955 domain-containing protein, which translates to MIKTRKISKIQITGLILFVIGVNCFILKGFTPSELSETGMLIEPYFFLIPVGYFFIFLSLVTGVLSFFIHLIKK; encoded by the coding sequence ATGATAAAAACAAGAAAAATATCAAAAATACAAATAACTGGATTAATTTTATTTGTAATAGGCGTTAATTGTTTTATTCTGAAAGGATTTACTCCTAGTGAATTGAGTGAGACAGGCATGCTAATTGAACCATATTTTTTCTTAATACCAGTGGGATATTTCTTTATTTTTTTGTCCTTAGTAACTGGTGTATTATCTTTTTTTATTCATTTGATAAAAAAATAA